The Enterococcus sp. 7F3_DIV0205 genome has a window encoding:
- a CDS encoding LPXTG cell wall anchor domain-containing protein yields MIIKKVKVNVALVFLVFVGSIFTVFFTPVYGEEAAVQTNGEIVFTKESTVPTSESSSDSSEIPIKKPDGRFPSTGELIIKSLSVSGLALVILVLTFYLFKRKKKTDEKGGQSQ; encoded by the coding sequence TTGATCATAAAAAAAGTAAAAGTTAATGTTGCTCTGGTTTTCCTTGTTTTTGTAGGCTCTATTTTTACTGTGTTCTTTACTCCAGTTTATGGAGAAGAAGCAGCTGTACAGACAAATGGGGAAATTGTTTTTACCAAAGAAAGTACAGTGCCAACGAGTGAATCGTCCAGTGACTCTAGTGAAATACCAATAAAAAAGCCTGATGGAAGATTTCCTTCAACTGGAGAATTGATCATAAAAAGTTTGTCAGTAAGCGGACTGGCTCTAGTCATACTAGTACTCACTTTTTACCTTTTCAAAAGGAAAAAAAAGACTGATGAGAAGGGCGGCCAAAGTCAATGA
- a CDS encoding WxL domain-containing protein, translating to MKKRTYLILFLGVALFLSGQFDQVQAVDSRVGGAEIDLKRFKETDSVIRDPEHPEIQVDPGETPQTEGDLRIDFVPKLNFSTVMISDKTAVFPVNAQLFHDQTEARGNFIQVSDYRDDSTGWTLQVRQEQQFKHTTKQGADLKGAVISLDQIWTNSTKNPSLSPSVSKEVIHMSNIGDTYNLAQAQPEKGSGTWSIIFGASKENENGRPNSLQKRLDVSGKEIEDPIFKKPVYSNQAITLSVPKETEKEAGSYSTVLTWILAELP from the coding sequence ATGAAAAAAAGAACATATCTAATTCTATTTTTGGGCGTCGCTTTATTTTTGTCTGGACAATTTGACCAAGTACAAGCAGTAGACTCTCGTGTTGGTGGAGCTGAAATAGATCTTAAACGTTTTAAAGAAACTGATTCTGTGATTCGTGATCCTGAACATCCTGAAATACAAGTCGATCCAGGGGAAACACCGCAGACAGAAGGCGATTTACGAATCGATTTTGTACCAAAGTTGAACTTTAGTACAGTGATGATTTCCGATAAAACTGCTGTATTCCCAGTTAATGCCCAATTGTTTCATGATCAAACTGAGGCGAGAGGAAATTTTATTCAAGTGTCAGATTATCGTGATGATTCGACTGGCTGGACGCTGCAAGTTAGACAGGAACAGCAATTTAAACATACGACAAAACAAGGAGCCGACTTAAAAGGCGCAGTGATCTCTTTAGATCAAATCTGGACCAATTCAACAAAAAATCCATCCCTTTCACCCAGTGTTTCAAAAGAAGTTATTCACATGAGTAACATTGGAGATACCTATAATTTGGCGCAAGCACAGCCAGAAAAAGGCTCTGGGACATGGAGCATCATATTTGGTGCATCAAAAGAGAATGAAAATGGTCGTCCAAATTCACTTCAAAAGCGCTTAGATGTTTCCGGTAAAGAAATAGAAGATCCGATTTTTAAAAAGCCTGTTTATAGTAATCAAGCGATTACACTTTCTGTTCCAAAAGAGACAGAAAAAGAAGCAGGTTCTTACTCAACGGTGTTAACTTGGATATTAGCCGAGTTACCATAG
- a CDS encoding TraX family protein codes for METPHFLSGSQLKWIAIFAMLLDHTAKIISFQPSLAMSLPFTSEPDPLAESLQAIFPVFILIGRLAFPIFCFLLVEGFLHTSNTKRYLVRLALFALISEVPYDLAFSHQLIDLRSQNVFFTLLIGLIVIIGLKKLATRSMATTILSLGLIGTGIFLAEWLHTDYGGWIGVLLIVVLYLFRDFRLLKCLLGAIILLQNSLFGPIAFFLIYFYNGKRGKQWKYFFYWFYPVHLFVLTSIQQFLIMPYFN; via the coding sequence TTGGAAACTCCTCACTTTCTTTCTGGCAGCCAATTGAAATGGATTGCCATTTTTGCCATGTTACTTGATCACACGGCGAAAATCATTTCTTTTCAGCCTTCTCTAGCGATGTCACTTCCTTTTACTTCTGAACCTGATCCTTTGGCTGAATCACTTCAGGCTATTTTTCCAGTATTTATTCTAATTGGCAGACTTGCTTTTCCGATTTTTTGTTTTTTACTAGTGGAAGGGTTTCTCCATACTTCAAATACGAAACGGTACCTAGTACGTTTAGCACTATTCGCTTTAATTTCTGAGGTTCCTTATGATTTAGCTTTTTCGCACCAACTTATTGATTTAAGAAGCCAAAATGTCTTTTTTACGTTGTTGATTGGGTTGATTGTGATTATTGGGTTAAAAAAATTAGCTACACGATCTATGGCAACGACCATCCTTTCTTTGGGGCTGATCGGAACTGGTATTTTCTTGGCGGAATGGCTCCATACGGATTACGGTGGTTGGATTGGGGTTTTATTGATTGTCGTTTTGTATCTATTTAGAGATTTTCGTTTATTAAAATGTCTTTTAGGAGCAATAATTCTTTTACAAAATAGCTTGTTTGGTCCAATCGCTTTCTTTCTAATCTATTTTTATAATGGCAAGCGTGGCAAACAGTGGAAGTACTTTTTTTACTGGTTTTATCCGGTTCATTTGTTCGTATTAACAAGCATTCAGCAGTTTTTGATTATGCCTTACTTCAATTAA
- a CDS encoding pectate lyase-like adhesive domain-containing protein produces MKKTHVLKNGLLTLAATLALGAVVLTVPTTISGSPIVAYAAEETAEVSTIAEFEAALKNPAITVINVNQSIQFTKNITNIPNRDLTINGNADKGVVINSAHNSIYGKQNTKGKNLVTITNANIVGADSDGRFFTGGSGNGPSSYGWDVLAKDVTYTGARFVHLSEGKLTFDGTNNITTRAENAWVHDLEFKAGSTYNGIAANKDHGQFSAFYFNGALIKGKATGEAIIGDKAKVNVKIGPQSNVNHYYPVFYDKVQKVDVGTDASLDVDAAGVAFQFIPRADYVNKVPTFNLAAGSKVHLNGRGGGNYATMKLQYYGSEVNVSEGAELVVTGNSSKAVIESEYKGAVINLNAPENFEVTNKKANSKLFYSTNTTINATDVSEVATWAQTGGEYEYTPVYLDAGDFSLNFGKICNSKTLSITGDLSPNFALENYGKISLVGGGA; encoded by the coding sequence TTGAAAAAAACACATGTATTGAAAAATGGGTTACTGACATTGGCAGCGACTCTTGCACTAGGAGCAGTAGTATTAACAGTACCAACAACAATTTCAGGAAGCCCAATTGTGGCTTATGCAGCGGAGGAAACAGCTGAAGTATCAACGATTGCCGAATTTGAAGCAGCTTTAAAAAATCCTGCGATCACTGTGATCAATGTGAATCAAAGCATTCAATTCACTAAAAACATCACAAATATTCCTAATCGTGATTTAACGATCAACGGAAATGCGGATAAAGGTGTCGTGATTAATTCAGCTCACAACTCTATCTACGGGAAACAAAACACAAAGGGTAAAAATCTAGTAACAATCACTAACGCGAATATCGTTGGTGCTGATAGCGATGGACGTTTCTTTACAGGAGGATCTGGTAATGGTCCTTCAAGTTATGGTTGGGATGTTTTAGCCAAAGATGTTACGTATACAGGTGCTCGTTTTGTTCATCTTAGTGAAGGAAAACTAACATTTGACGGAACAAATAATATTACTACTCGCGCAGAAAATGCTTGGGTTCACGATTTAGAATTCAAAGCTGGTTCTACCTATAACGGTATTGCTGCAAATAAAGACCATGGTCAATTTTCAGCATTCTACTTCAACGGTGCTTTGATTAAAGGCAAAGCAACTGGTGAAGCAATTATCGGTGATAAAGCAAAAGTAAATGTAAAAATCGGACCACAAAGTAATGTTAACCATTACTATCCAGTTTTTTATGACAAAGTTCAAAAAGTAGATGTTGGGACAGATGCGTCACTTGATGTTGATGCAGCTGGGGTTGCTTTCCAATTTATTCCTCGTGCAGATTACGTGAACAAAGTACCAACGTTCAATCTAGCTGCTGGAAGTAAAGTTCACTTGAATGGCCGTGGTGGCGGAAACTATGCAACGATGAAATTACAATACTACGGATCAGAAGTAAATGTTTCTGAAGGTGCTGAATTAGTGGTTACTGGTAACAGTTCAAAAGCTGTTATTGAAAGTGAATATAAAGGTGCGGTAATCAACTTAAATGCGCCTGAAAACTTTGAAGTAACAAATAAAAAAGCAAATTCAAAACTGTTCTATTCAACAAATACGACAATCAATGCAACAGATGTAAGTGAAGTAGCGACATGGGCTCAAACTGGCGGCGAATATGAATACACACCAGTTTATTTAGACGCCGGAGATTTTTCACTGAACTTTGGTAAAATTTGCAACAGTAAAACATTATCTATTACAGGCGATTTATCACCTAACTTTGCTTTAGAGAATTATGGAAAAATTTCTTTAGTTGGCGGCGGTGCATAA
- a CDS encoding tyrosine-type recombinase/integrase — MKARNEHGKIIYGYIYGKRYRYVKEKLAELKVQYSFTHKNINLYKGTVQEWLNHWLNVLMRKKIKMSTYSSYRLRIDKYIIPFLGKKQLTQLKSRDIEEFANYLTHINLSPSTIRSIITVLKSAMNKACIENYILSNPCKNLFLAATTSSEISALSMREQDKIEQVALREKNCSAVILALYTGLRIGEISGLKWSDIDFEKNIIYVRRTLYRIPSTTSRNKTEIILAEPKTKSSKRSIPLAKNLKSYLLNKQKSKSSEYVISCKGSYAEPRVISYRFSKSIEEAGIRSVHFHVLRHTFATRCVEQGIDIATLSKLLGHASIKLTLDTYTDSLWENRKAAVSVIDNKLSMDSVTS, encoded by the coding sequence ATGAAAGCGAGAAATGAGCATGGCAAAATTATTTATGGCTATATTTATGGGAAACGATACAGATACGTAAAGGAAAAATTAGCTGAATTGAAAGTTCAGTATTCATTTACTCATAAAAATATTAATTTATATAAAGGAACGGTTCAGGAATGGTTAAATCATTGGCTGAATGTATTGATGCGTAAAAAAATCAAAATGTCCACTTATTCAAGTTATCGTTTGCGCATAGACAAATACATTATTCCCTTTCTAGGAAAAAAGCAATTAACCCAATTGAAAAGTCGAGATATCGAAGAATTTGCCAATTACCTCACTCATATAAATTTATCCCCTTCGACTATTCGTTCAATCATAACTGTATTAAAAAGTGCAATGAACAAGGCTTGTATTGAAAATTACATTCTGTCTAATCCATGCAAAAATCTATTCTTGGCAGCGACCACAAGTTCTGAAATATCAGCACTAAGTATGAGAGAACAGGATAAAATCGAACAAGTTGCGTTAAGGGAAAAAAACTGTTCAGCGGTTATTTTAGCTTTATATACAGGTTTGAGAATAGGCGAAATCAGTGGCTTAAAATGGAGTGATATCGATTTTGAAAAGAATATCATTTATGTAAGAAGGACACTTTATAGAATTCCTAGTACAACAAGCCGGAATAAAACAGAAATTATACTAGCTGAACCAAAAACGAAAAGCTCTAAGCGTTCTATTCCTTTGGCCAAAAATTTAAAAAGCTACCTATTAAATAAGCAAAAAAGTAAATCTTCTGAATATGTGATTTCTTGTAAAGGAAGTTATGCTGAACCAAGAGTCATTAGTTATCGATTCAGCAAAAGCATTGAAGAAGCGGGAATCAGATCTGTTCATTTCCACGTTTTACGTCATACATTCGCGACAAGATGTGTAGAACAGGGCATTGATATTGCGACATTAAGTAAATTATTGGGGCATGCTTCTATAAAATTGACCTTAGATACGTATACAGATTCTCTTTGGGAAAATAGAAAAGCAGCTGTTTCGGTGATTGATAACAAACTTAGCATGGATTCTGTTACTTCATAA
- a CDS encoding RidA family protein yields the protein MNRKSYTGKNVSVSGPYSHAIDAGNYIFFSGQVAKNSTTYVEETGSIKEQTKQCFINLQEVMKASSVGLDDVVKVNVYLTKMKYFEDMNEVYRKIFKEPFPARTCVGVQELPLGADIEIEVVVYKKSK from the coding sequence ATGAACAGAAAAAGCTATACAGGAAAAAATGTATCGGTTTCAGGACCATATTCACATGCTATTGATGCTGGAAACTATATTTTTTTCTCAGGGCAAGTTGCTAAAAACAGCACAACTTATGTTGAAGAAACCGGCAGTATTAAGGAGCAAACAAAACAATGCTTTATTAATTTACAAGAAGTGATGAAAGCATCATCTGTAGGCCTAGATGATGTGGTGAAAGTTAATGTCTATCTAACGAAAATGAAGTATTTCGAGGATATGAATGAAGTTTATAGAAAAATATTCAAAGAACCTTTTCCAGCTAGAACATGTGTCGGTGTTCAGGAGTTACCATTGGGTGCAGATATTGAAATAGAAGTAGTAGTTTATAAAAAATCTAAGTAA
- the groL gene encoding chaperonin GroEL (60 kDa chaperone family; promotes refolding of misfolded polypeptides especially under stressful conditions; forms two stacked rings of heptamers to form a barrel-shaped 14mer; ends can be capped by GroES; misfolded proteins enter the barrel where they are refolded when GroES binds), producing MAKEIKFAEDARAAMLRGVDILADTVKVTLGPKGRNVVLEKSFGSPLITNDGVTIAKEIELEDHFENMGAKLVSEVASKTNDIAGDGTTTATVLTQAIVREGLKNVTAGANPLGIRRGIELATKAAVEELHNISTVVDSKEAIAQVAAVSSGSDRVGQLIADAMEKVGNDGVITIEESKGIETELDVVEGMQFDRGYLSQYMVTDNDKMEAALENPYILITDKKISNIQDILPLLEQILQQSRPLLIIADDVDGEALPTLVLNKIRGTFNVVAVKAPGFGDRRKAMLEDIAILTGGTVITDDLGLELKDTTIENLGNASKVVVDKDNTTIVEGAGEKAAIDARVQLIKNQIAETTSDFDREKLQERLAKLAGGVAVVKVGAATETELKELKLRIEDALNATRAAVEEGMVSGGGTALVNVIGKVTALEAEGDVATGVKIVVRALEEPIRQIAENAGYEGSVIVDKLKNIDLGIGFNAANGEWVNMVEAGIVDPTKVTRSALQNAASVAALLLTTEAVVADKPEPAGAAMPPMDPSMGMGGMM from the coding sequence ATGGCAAAAGAAATTAAATTTGCAGAAGATGCACGTGCAGCAATGCTTCGTGGAGTAGATATTTTAGCGGATACAGTAAAAGTAACATTAGGTCCTAAAGGTCGTAACGTTGTTTTAGAAAAATCTTTTGGTTCACCATTGATCACAAATGATGGTGTAACGATTGCTAAAGAGATCGAATTAGAAGATCACTTTGAAAATATGGGCGCGAAATTAGTTTCTGAAGTTGCTTCAAAAACAAATGATATCGCAGGTGATGGTACAACAACTGCGACAGTCTTGACACAAGCAATCGTTCGTGAAGGATTGAAAAACGTTACCGCTGGTGCTAATCCATTAGGAATTCGCCGTGGGATCGAATTAGCTACAAAAGCTGCTGTTGAAGAATTACACAATATTTCAACTGTTGTTGATTCTAAAGAAGCAATTGCTCAAGTTGCAGCTGTTTCTTCTGGTTCTGACCGTGTTGGACAATTGATTGCTGATGCAATGGAAAAAGTCGGCAATGATGGTGTCATCACAATCGAAGAATCAAAAGGTATCGAAACAGAACTTGATGTAGTTGAAGGAATGCAATTTGACCGCGGTTATTTATCACAATACATGGTGACAGATAATGATAAGATGGAAGCGGCGTTAGAAAATCCATATATCTTGATCACGGATAAAAAAATCTCGAACATCCAAGATATCTTGCCTTTATTAGAACAAATTTTACAACAAAGCCGTCCACTATTGATCATTGCGGATGATGTTGATGGAGAAGCCTTACCAACATTAGTATTGAACAAAATTCGTGGAACATTTAACGTAGTAGCAGTTAAAGCACCAGGCTTTGGTGATCGTCGTAAAGCAATGCTTGAAGATATCGCTATTTTAACTGGCGGTACTGTGATCACTGACGATTTAGGACTTGAATTAAAAGATACGACAATCGAAAACCTTGGGAATGCAAGCAAAGTTGTTGTAGATAAAGACAATACAACCATCGTTGAAGGCGCAGGAGAAAAAGCTGCGATCGATGCTCGTGTTCAATTGATCAAAAACCAAATTGCAGAAACAACATCTGATTTTGACCGTGAAAAACTACAGGAACGTTTAGCAAAATTAGCTGGCGGAGTTGCCGTTGTCAAAGTTGGAGCTGCAACTGAAACAGAATTAAAAGAATTAAAACTACGTATTGAAGATGCATTAAACGCAACTCGTGCAGCTGTTGAAGAAGGAATGGTTTCTGGTGGCGGTACTGCACTAGTGAATGTTATCGGCAAAGTCACTGCTTTAGAAGCAGAAGGCGATGTTGCAACTGGTGTGAAAATCGTTGTTCGTGCTTTAGAAGAACCAATCCGTCAAATTGCTGAAAACGCTGGATACGAAGGCTCAGTAATCGTAGATAAATTAAAAAATATTGATTTAGGTATCGGCTTTAATGCGGCTAATGGCGAATGGGTAAACATGGTGGAAGCAGGAATCGTTGACCCAACAAAAGTTACTCGTTCAGCATTACAAAATGCAGCATCGGTTGCGGCATTGTTATTAACAACAGAAGCAGTCGTTGCAGATAAACCAGAACCAGCAGGCGCTGCAATGCCTCCAATGGACCCTTCAATGGGAATGGGCGGCATGATGTAG
- a CDS encoding winged helix-turn-helix transcriptional regulator, translating to MYVIGYIASNNEISEQHTDLFELLRCQVQMIKKEKVVQLLEQDNNLLQHIETLIIEENSLSDFNLVCELIMNLRKQTTVPLWILTSSDYTNRTNRIVYLQLGVDGIFNKEHGLDEPILMMRNLVQRHKRQETPKNPMISEPVEFKLIPQNLSVSLDDGEEVNLTKLEFLTIEYLHKHARKTMTYEDIYKNVWNDSYGNRKYRVSNLVFHLRRKLESDIEKPKYIKTIRSKGYMLNI from the coding sequence ATGTATGTGATTGGGTACATTGCATCAAATAATGAAATAAGTGAGCAACATACAGACCTATTTGAATTGCTTCGCTGTCAGGTTCAAATGATCAAAAAAGAAAAAGTCGTTCAGCTCCTTGAACAAGATAATAACCTATTACAACATATAGAAACGTTGATCATTGAAGAAAATAGTCTAAGTGATTTTAATTTGGTTTGTGAATTGATCATGAACTTACGTAAGCAAACGACAGTACCACTTTGGATTTTAACATCATCTGATTATACAAATCGAACGAATCGAATTGTCTATTTGCAGCTTGGAGTAGATGGCATTTTCAATAAAGAACATGGATTAGATGAACCTATTTTAATGATGAGAAATCTAGTGCAGCGGCATAAGCGGCAGGAAACACCAAAAAATCCAATGATCAGTGAACCTGTCGAGTTTAAACTGATACCGCAGAATTTAAGTGTCAGCTTAGATGATGGAGAGGAAGTCAACTTAACGAAATTAGAATTTTTAACTATTGAGTATTTACATAAACATGCCCGAAAAACAATGACGTACGAAGACATTTATAAAAATGTCTGGAATGACAGTTATGGAAATAGAAAGTATCGCGTATCTAATTTAGTCTTTCATTTACGAAGAAAACTGGAGTCAGACATTGAAAAACCAAAATACATCAAAACAATCCGTTCCAAAGGGTATATGCTGAATATTTAG
- a CDS encoding DUF916 and DUF3324 domain-containing protein: MKKRIKLGLFLCLYIVVLLGFSTPAYANLQFTYEAVKPENQQGEFEYFNLLMQPGQKQTVEVLISNRADEEQTIEVGLNGAKTNSNGVLEFGPSAIKNDASLKYDFKDLVKGPKEITLAPKETQPLKIEITMPQASYDGKIVGGIHLKSKPSKKEEEENKKATGVINEYAFVIGMVLSESDTVVKPELKLNSVYAGLANYRNSIFADFSNTSADFVNNMTVEMEVTKKGSEAVLYDIKRADMRMAPNSMIDFPLEMNGDQMEAGDYKAHIVVTSGEEKWTWDKSFKITNEEADKYNAQDVTLIQERGIDWKLIALIAGGVFVAFLAIFFTVRTLNKKKKVKKRGKKKRK; this comes from the coding sequence ATGAAGAAAAGAATCAAATTAGGCCTATTTTTGTGCCTATACATAGTAGTGCTTCTTGGATTTTCTACTCCTGCATATGCAAATCTACAGTTTACATATGAAGCAGTGAAACCAGAAAATCAACAAGGAGAATTTGAATATTTTAATTTACTTATGCAGCCCGGCCAAAAGCAAACGGTAGAAGTACTAATATCCAATCGTGCAGATGAAGAACAAACAATCGAAGTTGGCTTAAATGGCGCTAAAACGAATTCTAATGGGGTATTAGAATTTGGGCCAAGTGCAATAAAAAATGATGCTTCTTTGAAATATGATTTTAAAGATCTAGTGAAAGGACCTAAAGAAATAACCTTAGCTCCTAAAGAAACCCAACCTTTAAAGATCGAAATAACGATGCCTCAAGCAAGTTATGATGGGAAAATCGTTGGAGGTATCCATCTAAAATCTAAACCATCTAAAAAAGAAGAGGAAGAAAATAAAAAAGCTACAGGAGTTATCAATGAATATGCCTTTGTAATCGGCATGGTATTGAGCGAATCTGACACTGTGGTAAAACCAGAGCTAAAGTTGAATAGCGTTTACGCAGGTTTAGCTAATTATCGGAATAGTATTTTTGCCGATTTTTCAAATACTAGTGCTGATTTTGTCAATAATATGACGGTAGAGATGGAAGTAACAAAAAAAGGATCAGAAGCGGTTTTATATGATATCAAACGAGCTGACATGCGGATGGCGCCAAACTCGATGATCGATTTTCCATTAGAAATGAATGGTGATCAAATGGAAGCTGGTGATTACAAGGCACACATTGTTGTTACGAGTGGTGAAGAAAAATGGACTTGGGATAAGTCTTTTAAAATCACGAATGAAGAGGCAGATAAATACAATGCACAAGATGTTACATTGATTCAAGAAAGAGGAATTGATTGGAAATTGATTGCGTTGATTGCAGGTGGTGTTTTTGTTGCTTTCTTAGCTATTTTCTTTACCGTTCGAACTCTTAACAAGAAAAAGAAAGTCAAAAAGAGAGGAAAGAAAAAGCGTAAATAA
- a CDS encoding WxL domain-containing protein, translating to MKLTHKLAGTALLAAIAVAATAPGVTKAADPAAPGVGEGEIEFTSKTYGTYDTSGVVPPNYTSQSTIDTDSTALLDGPFLVQGMSKLVFNSQSATTGSVTSWAKPTTANANTVGATDKVDGRANWVQFKDDRQVDDHGYELKAVISQNFQFNDTAKGKIRNINGAQITYGNANLVADKDNESLKPSSTGLNKATTVNETGSELIFKNTEETKGRGRYAVYFGDAEDATQKPEESVKLELPANQAEEIMNGKYVAKITWTLEATPKP from the coding sequence ATGAAATTAACACACAAATTAGCTGGTACAGCATTACTAGCAGCAATCGCAGTAGCAGCAACAGCTCCAGGAGTAACAAAAGCCGCAGATCCAGCAGCACCAGGTGTTGGAGAAGGAGAAATTGAATTCACAAGTAAAACTTACGGCACCTATGATACTTCTGGTGTGGTACCGCCAAACTATACGAGCCAATCAACAATCGACACAGATAGTACAGCGTTATTAGATGGACCTTTCTTAGTGCAAGGGATGTCTAAATTAGTCTTTAACTCACAATCTGCTACAACAGGTTCTGTAACATCATGGGCTAAGCCAACAACAGCGAATGCCAATACAGTTGGTGCAACAGACAAAGTTGATGGTCGTGCAAACTGGGTTCAATTCAAAGATGATCGTCAAGTAGATGACCATGGTTATGAATTGAAAGCCGTTATTTCTCAAAACTTCCAATTTAACGATACAGCAAAAGGCAAAATCAGAAATATCAATGGGGCTCAAATTACTTACGGAAATGCCAATTTAGTTGCTGATAAAGACAATGAATCATTGAAACCTTCTTCAACAGGTCTTAACAAAGCAACGACTGTTAATGAAACAGGTTCAGAATTAATCTTTAAAAACACAGAGGAAACAAAAGGTCGCGGACGTTATGCTGTTTACTTTGGTGACGCAGAAGATGCGACTCAAAAACCAGAAGAGTCCGTTAAATTAGAACTTCCAGCTAACCAAGCAGAAGAAATCATGAATGGTAAATATGTTGCTAAAATTACATGGACTCTTGAAGCAACACCAAAACCATAA
- the groES gene encoding co-chaperone GroES codes for MLKPLSDRVVIEVAKEEEKTVGGIVLASAAQEKPQTGKVIAVGEGRVLENGTKVPADVKEGDTVMFEKYSGTEVKYEGNDYLIVSGKDIIAIVE; via the coding sequence GTGTTAAAACCATTAAGCGATCGCGTCGTTATTGAAGTCGCGAAAGAAGAAGAAAAAACAGTAGGAGGCATCGTCTTAGCATCTGCTGCTCAGGAAAAGCCTCAAACAGGAAAAGTTATCGCAGTAGGTGAAGGCCGTGTATTAGAAAACGGTACAAAAGTTCCTGCCGATGTTAAAGAAGGCGACACAGTAATGTTTGAAAAATATTCAGGAACAGAAGTGAAATATGAAGGAAACGACTATCTGATCGTTTCAGGCAAAGACATCATTGCAATCGTCGAATAA